From a region of the Fibrobacter sp. UWB16 genome:
- a CDS encoding LysR family transcriptional regulator yields MFVETYILRLLAGFLEYGTLSAVADKLYTSQPAVSRAFKKLEDEIGAPLFERKKNRIELNEKGRTVAEYAKRIMDLQSEMMEKVNPQGAGTRTFSIASVAILPAMRMVQELQEKYPGAQVTYEIIDNEAGVLKALNDGTADIGITLKAPRAKKYRAEKYMQERLSIALPKKHPLAKRKSIRLRELKGETIIQRSNVGFWEQVKRKKIPDVTFIKHDSTKGISKLIEQSSLLTFVSDQKFDYEIPKDRKIVPLADREMNVEFFKVKLMK; encoded by the coding sequence ATGTTTGTCGAGACCTACATTTTGCGATTGCTGGCCGGGTTCCTGGAATACGGGACGCTTTCTGCCGTTGCGGACAAGCTCTACACTTCGCAGCCGGCGGTGAGCCGCGCGTTCAAGAAGCTGGAAGACGAAATAGGCGCACCTCTCTTTGAGCGCAAAAAGAACCGCATCGAGCTGAACGAGAAGGGTCGCACGGTTGCCGAATATGCGAAGCGCATCATGGATTTGCAAAGCGAGATGATGGAAAAGGTGAACCCGCAGGGAGCGGGCACGCGCACGTTCTCCATCGCGTCGGTGGCCATTCTCCCCGCCATGCGGATGGTGCAGGAACTGCAGGAGAAATACCCCGGCGCGCAGGTCACCTACGAGATTATCGACAACGAGGCGGGAGTGCTGAAGGCGCTGAACGATGGCACTGCGGATATCGGCATCACGCTTAAGGCCCCCCGTGCAAAGAAATACCGTGCCGAAAAATACATGCAGGAGCGGCTCTCGATTGCGCTCCCCAAGAAGCACCCGCTTGCCAAGCGCAAGTCCATCCGACTCCGGGAACTCAAGGGCGAAACCATCATCCAGCGCAGCAACGTAGGGTTCTGGGAGCAGGTCAAACGCAAGAAGATTCCCGACGTCACCTTCATCAAGCACGACAGCACGAAGGGCATTTCAAAGCTCATCGAGCAGTCTTCGCTGTTGACGTTCGTTTCGGACCAGAAGTTCGATTACGAAATTCCCAAGGACCGCAAGATTGTACCGCTCGCCGACCGCGAAATGAACGTGGAATTTTTTAAGGTGAAGTTAATGAAATAG
- a CDS encoding putative quinol monooxygenase, protein MSNITVNLRYTGKNGAAKKFAEEMVSSGTVAKIRAEKGNIRYEYFQSLDDPETILLIDAWENQAAIDVHHASPMMKTIAKLRDKYDLKMTVERYTPDNTKPKTDEKFIRK, encoded by the coding sequence ATGAGCAACATTACGGTAAACCTGCGTTATACGGGTAAGAACGGGGCGGCAAAGAAGTTCGCCGAAGAGATGGTTTCTAGCGGGACGGTGGCGAAAATCCGTGCCGAGAAGGGCAACATCCGCTACGAATATTTCCAGTCGCTAGACGATCCCGAGACTATCTTGCTGATTGACGCGTGGGAAAACCAGGCGGCCATCGACGTGCACCACGCCTCACCCATGATGAAGACGATTGCGAAACTCCGCGACAAGTACGACTTGAAAATGACTGTCGAACGCTACACGCCCGACAACACCAAGCCCAAGACCGACGAAAAGTTCATCAGGAAGTAA